A window of the Lolium perenne isolate Kyuss_39 chromosome 7, Kyuss_2.0, whole genome shotgun sequence genome harbors these coding sequences:
- the LOC127315257 gene encoding uncharacterized protein, translating to MPPRKRKGGFKKKIKAVAELVGLSSGSSSQTRPPSAPPSPPPRRKNAQPRRLRTPSPSPPPAEDDDEEQWGGEDEEDGEEHGGQDEEAGGEDGGEDGGEDSGEDGGEDGGEDGGEDGGEDLEEDEGLGGMPQELDPTLVWSPPVEEVYVAAEERLEPRDKKPYRRGITKLPKLKTWAFRDVVLVPAGKSMFKYGDPRRKPTREYPNILGGIIRKHFPGIVNLPTGGRDVAWTWKHYSYAEDPSGKYENMQERVVRHFWKYFKRAEGKEIACDVILHELCRVRVTGMHYEARVQCVRDWHAERKVWMSKADCRDTLMAPWQYLQHPPRCVGKTGVLSCDGHMVDIPRVRRKHEEGKRSVREMGGGSHVLGSKNLALTLRDEVSKWK from the exons atgccgccaagaaaaagaaagggagGTTTCAAAAAGAAGATCAAGGCCGTGGCTGAGCTTGTGGGACTTTCGAGTGGTTCGTCGTCGCAGACACGTCCTCCTAGCGCTCCTCCTAGCCCTCCACCACGGAGGAAGAATGcccagccacggcgacttcgtaccccttctcctagtcctcccccagccgaggatgatgacgaggagcagtggggtggggaggacgaggaggacggtgaggagcacggtgggcaggacgaggaggccggtggggaggacggtggggaggacggtggggaggacagtggggaggacggtggggaggacggtggggaggacggtggggaggacggtggggaggacctCGAGGAGGATGAGGGGCTGGGGGGTATGCCGCAGGAGCTAGACCCGACCCTAGTTTGGTCTCCGCCGGTGGAGGAGGTGTACGTTGCAGCCGAGGAGAGGCTGGAACCacgggacaagaagccgtataggcgcgggattacgaaactccccaagctaaaaacttgggccttccgcgatgttgttctcgtgcccgctggaaagag CATGTTCAAGTATGGCGACCCGAGGAGGAAGCCGACACGTGAGTACCCGAACATCCTTGGAGGCATAATTAGGAAGCATTTCCCTGGGATTGTCAATCTCCCTACTGGTGGCCGCGACGTGGCTTGGACTTGGAAGCACTACAGCTACGCGGAAGATCCTAGCGGCAAGTACGAAAACATGCAAGAGCGGGTTGTCCGCCacttctgg aaatacttcaagagggctGAGGGCAAGGAAATTGCGTGCGACGTTATCTTACACGAGTTGTGCAGGgtgagggtgactggcatgcactacgaggcacgtgtccagtgcgtccgcgactggcacgccgagCGCAAAGTTTGGATGAGTAAGGCTGATTGTCGGGATACGCTCATGGCACCATGGCAGTACCTGCAG CACCCTCCTCGATGCGTCGGGAAGACAGGCGTGCTTTCTTGCGATGGTCATATGGTGGACATCCCGCGAGTACGccggaagcacgaggagggcaagcgAAGCGTTCGAGAGATGGGAGGTGGATCACATGTCCTGGGCAGCAAGAACTTGGCCCTTACCTTGCGGGATGAGGTGAGCAAGTG GAAGTGA